From Clavelina lepadiformis chromosome 9, kaClaLepa1.1, whole genome shotgun sequence, the proteins below share one genomic window:
- the LOC143470055 gene encoding UPF0193 protein EVG1-like — translation MSTRQPVAQGGMFGASAQAPLSNQTKELLKVMMEESKLSNFQRRKLNETVQNGRSLPVQVAPSSSERAHKIVPFPPPQKAFSMKGRLPSSMRTREDIEESGAYERPQFVPKPIKSLEKEKDRLSNIMAYGEDVKPKSKQQILQERRRKTDLPQVDRFDEIEREIEERKQFLADMEKVGQGKNYRPIISSQISQLIKEMEDIDKQRTAQLVRAMYDQDDEDNS, via the exons ATGTCAACAAGACAACCTGTTGCACAAGGTGGGATGTTTGGAGCATCCGCTCAAGCCCCTTTAAGCAACCAAACAAAAGAGCTGCTAAAAG TAATGATGGAAGAATCAAAACTAAGCAACTTCCAAAGGCGAAAACTAAATGAAACTGTTCAAA ATGGCAGGTCCTTGCCAGTCCAAGTTGCACCATCCAGCAGTGAGAGAGCCCACAAAATCGTACCATTCCCTCCTCCACAAAAGGCCTTCTCGATGAAAGGGAGACTTCCATCTTCTATGAGAACTAGGGAGGACATTGAAGAGAGTGGAGCATACGAACGCCCCCAGTTTGTTCCAAAGCCAATAA AGTCacttgaaaaagaaaaggatCGGCTATCCAATATAATGGCCTATGGAGAAGATGTAAAACCAAAATCTAAGCAGCAAATACTTCAAGAAAGAAGACGCAAAACAGATCTTCCTCAAGTTGATAGATTTGATGAAA TTGAGCGGGAAATAGAggaaagaaaacaatttttggcAGACATGGAAAAAGTTGGCCAGGGCAAGAACTATCGCCCCATCATATCGTCACAAATCTCACAGCTTATTAAGGAAATGGAGGACATTGATAAACAAAGGACAGCACAGCTTGTGCGGGCCATGTATGATCAAGATGATGAAGACAACAGTTGA
- the LOC143470057 gene encoding alpha-(1,6)-fucosyltransferase-like isoform X3 produces MRASSLKEINANQYNGQFTLRVRRNLIKNAYSEALQVKEFVRKYFRKDLDQTTKTSLEEDYHRNFLPFDDLVQKLTFLFDDIYRKSRNDLTILGDQVQRRIHKLQNPSDCKTAKRLICKFPSCGFGCQFHHLGNCLFFALGTNRVMQIDYKSVKYQGFEKIFLPPSETCSNEDLPMDAVELEEDLNQNYDNISVVTLNLKLNPPSAFKAHAIPHILQEKLKLLHDNPNLWWIGQIIGYLFRPRPWMVDKVQQITKNLNLTHPYVSIHVRRTDKLTKERKYEVEEYMEHVADWFDRRVKSANNYTRKVFVASDDIASVIPDARTKYPDFEFLYHGVDNIKLLKDMTQTVKSRQTEEELVSLVCNLMILSQSDHFVGTYSSNIGSLATQLMHSLGDATFKSRSIDYRLFYFRGLPLTYRAIEDFFGERGDLSFSTGEKIVLDPKKECPLYKGFGRNEAGHRVSFPMHKVEEIFTFVQYPALNDIF; encoded by the exons gCCAATTCACCCTTCGTGTCAGaagaaatttgataaaaaacgCTTATTCGGAGGCATTACAAGTGAAAGAGTTCGTGAGGAAATATTTTCGTAAAGATTTGGACCAAACAACGAAAACTTCGCTTGAAGAAGATTATCATAGAAATTTTCTTCCATTCGA TGATCTCGTGCAAAAACTTACATTTCTTTTTGATGACATCTACCGCAAATCTCGCAATGACTTAACAATTCTTGGAGATCAAGTTCAAAGAAGGATTCACAAATTGCAG AATCCAAGCGACTGTAAGACGGCTAAAAGGTTAATTTGTAAGTTTCCTTCATGTGGATTTGGATGTCAATTTCATCATCTTggcaattgtttgttttttgcgTTGGGTACAAATCGTGTAATGCAGATTGATTATAAGAGTGTGAAATACCAGggatttgaaaaaatttttcttcctCCAAGTGAAACATGTTCGAATGAAGATTTGCCCATGGATGCTGTAGAATTGGAAGAAG ATTTGAATCAGAATTATGACAACATTTCTGTGGTTACCTTAAACTTGAAACTGAATCCACCCTCTGCTTTTAAGGCACATGCTATTCCCCATATTTTACAAG aaaagcTCAAATTGCTCCACGACAATCCAAACTTGTGGTGGATTGGGCAAATCATAGGCTACCTGTTTAGACCTAGACCATGGATGGTTGACAAAGTTcagcaaataacaaaaaatttaaatctcaCTCATCCTTACGTGAG TATCCACGTTCGAAGAACAGACAAACttacaaaagaaagaaagtaTGAGGTTGAAGAGTATATG GAACATGTTGCCGACTGGTTTGACCGTCGCGTGAAAAGCGCTAACAACTACACCAGGAAAGTCTTTGTTGCTAGCGACGATATAGCGAGTGTAATACCAGATGCTCGTACCAA GTACCCTGACTTCGAATTCTTGTATCATGGCGTCGACAATATAAAGCTTTTAAAAGATATGACACAGACCGTTAAAAGCCGGCAAACGGAGGAAGAACTTGTTTCACTAGTTTGCAACTTAATGATTTTATCACAAAGCGATCATTTCGTCGGGACATACAGTTCTAAT ATCGGGAGCCTTGCTACACAACTCATGCATTCATTAGGTGATGCTACTTTTAAGTCACGCTCCATTGATTATCGATTATTTTATTTCCGGGGACTTCCCTTAACCTATCGAGCAATTGAAGACTTTTTCGGTGAAAGAGGTGATCTTTCCTTTTCCACTGGGGAAAAGATTGTCCTCGACCCCAAGAAAGAATGTCCCTTGTACAAAGGGTTCGGTAGAAACGAAGCTGGCCATCGCGTCAGCTTTCCTATGCATAAGGTTGAAGAAATATTCACCTTTGTACAATATCCAGCGTTGAATGACATATTCTAA
- the LOC143470057 gene encoding alpha-(1,6)-fucosyltransferase-like isoform X2 yields the protein MMSDIKPTRIGCKSPYLTKIRDAGEEMRASSLKEINANQYNGQFTLRVRRNLIKNAYSEALQVKEFVRKYFRKDLDQTTKTSLEEDYHRNFLPFDDLVQKLTFLFDDIYRKSRNDLTILGDQVQRRIHKLQNPSDCKTAKRLICKFPSCGFGCQFHHLGNCLFFALGTNRVMQIDYKSVKYQGFEKIFLPPSETCSNEDLPMDAVELEEDLNQNYDNISVVTLNLKLNPPSAFKAHAIPHILQEKLKLLHDNPNLWWIGQIIGYLFRPRPWMVDKVQQITKNLNLTHPYVSIHVRRTDKLTKERKYEVEEYMEHVADWFDRRVKSANNYTRKVFVASDDIASVIPDARTKYPDFEFLYHGVDNIKLLKDMTQTVKSRQTEEELVSLVCNLMILSQSDHFVGTYSSNIGSLATQLMHSLGDATFKSRSIDYRLFYFRGLPLTYRAIEDFFGERGDLSFSTGEKIVLDPKKECPLYKGFGRNEAGHRVSFPMHKVEEIFTFVQYPALNDIF from the exons gCCAATTCACCCTTCGTGTCAGaagaaatttgataaaaaacgCTTATTCGGAGGCATTACAAGTGAAAGAGTTCGTGAGGAAATATTTTCGTAAAGATTTGGACCAAACAACGAAAACTTCGCTTGAAGAAGATTATCATAGAAATTTTCTTCCATTCGA TGATCTCGTGCAAAAACTTACATTTCTTTTTGATGACATCTACCGCAAATCTCGCAATGACTTAACAATTCTTGGAGATCAAGTTCAAAGAAGGATTCACAAATTGCAG AATCCAAGCGACTGTAAGACGGCTAAAAGGTTAATTTGTAAGTTTCCTTCATGTGGATTTGGATGTCAATTTCATCATCTTggcaattgtttgttttttgcgTTGGGTACAAATCGTGTAATGCAGATTGATTATAAGAGTGTGAAATACCAGggatttgaaaaaatttttcttcctCCAAGTGAAACATGTTCGAATGAAGATTTGCCCATGGATGCTGTAGAATTGGAAGAAG ATTTGAATCAGAATTATGACAACATTTCTGTGGTTACCTTAAACTTGAAACTGAATCCACCCTCTGCTTTTAAGGCACATGCTATTCCCCATATTTTACAAG aaaagcTCAAATTGCTCCACGACAATCCAAACTTGTGGTGGATTGGGCAAATCATAGGCTACCTGTTTAGACCTAGACCATGGATGGTTGACAAAGTTcagcaaataacaaaaaatttaaatctcaCTCATCCTTACGTGAG TATCCACGTTCGAAGAACAGACAAACttacaaaagaaagaaagtaTGAGGTTGAAGAGTATATG GAACATGTTGCCGACTGGTTTGACCGTCGCGTGAAAAGCGCTAACAACTACACCAGGAAAGTCTTTGTTGCTAGCGACGATATAGCGAGTGTAATACCAGATGCTCGTACCAA GTACCCTGACTTCGAATTCTTGTATCATGGCGTCGACAATATAAAGCTTTTAAAAGATATGACACAGACCGTTAAAAGCCGGCAAACGGAGGAAGAACTTGTTTCACTAGTTTGCAACTTAATGATTTTATCACAAAGCGATCATTTCGTCGGGACATACAGTTCTAAT ATCGGGAGCCTTGCTACACAACTCATGCATTCATTAGGTGATGCTACTTTTAAGTCACGCTCCATTGATTATCGATTATTTTATTTCCGGGGACTTCCCTTAACCTATCGAGCAATTGAAGACTTTTTCGGTGAAAGAGGTGATCTTTCCTTTTCCACTGGGGAAAAGATTGTCCTCGACCCCAAGAAAGAATGTCCCTTGTACAAAGGGTTCGGTAGAAACGAAGCTGGCCATCGCGTCAGCTTTCCTATGCATAAGGTTGAAGAAATATTCACCTTTGTACAATATCCAGCGTTGAATGACATATTCTAA